GCTCCGGGAGGCGCTGCGTGGTCCCGCGGGCTATGTCGGTGCGCTCGGCTCACGTCGCACCCATGCCGATCGCGTGGATCGGTTGCGCGCGGCGGGACTGACCGCATCGGAGCTGGCACGACTGCGCGCTCCCATCGGGCTCGACCTCGGTGGGCGGACTCCCGAGGAAACGGCGGTCGCCATCGCGGCGGAGATCGTGGCACTGCGAAACCACGGCAGTGCGCACCCGTTGACGCACACCAGCGGACCGATCCACGTTGCCTGAACGGGTGGCTGGCGTGGTGCTGGCGGCGGGCGAGGGCCGCAGGTTCGGCATGCCCAAGGCTCTGGTTCGCCATCACGGCTCGCTGCTGGTGGAGCGGGCCGTGTCCGTCCTGCGCGCGGCGGGGTGCGAACCGGTGCTCGTGGTGCTCGGCGCCGCGGCCGAGCGGATCACGGAAACCGCCGAGCTCGCCGGCTCGGTGCCGGTGACCAATCCGGACTGGCGCGGCGGAATGGGCTCGTCGTTGCGTACGGGACTGGCGACACTGCGCGATTCGGAGCACTATTCCGATGTGACGAGCGCTCTCATTCTTCCGGTGGACATGCCGGGAATTACCGAATTCGCTGCGCGGCGGGTGTCGGAATACGCCGCTCCGGACGCGCTCGCGGCCGCGAGTTACCGCGGCGAGCGCGGCCATCCGGTGCTGTTGGGCAGGCTGCACTGGGACGGAGTACGCGACGCCGCTCGGGGAGACCGAGGAGCGCGGGACTACCTGCGATCCCACGAAGTAGCGCTCGTGGCTTGTGAGGACGTCGCCGAGGCTTTCGATATCGACCGCCCGGAAGACCTGAACGGGGGATAACCCGTAGAGTCAATGACCACGCGTGAGTGACCGTGCCGATCCACGCCCAATGCGGCCGCCCTTCGGCCGGAACGCGCGAGTTCACGGCGATGATTGAGCATGCTGGACGCGGAGGCATCATGGCTCAAGGGCACATCACAGCCAATTACCTGCCCGACGGGGACGATTGGGTGGTGCACGTCTCTTCCGACTGGGAATCGCGCAGCGCGCGTGCGCCGGGACTGATCGCGGCAAGGGTCCAGGCGGACCAGCTGATCGAGCAGCTGGCGCCCAATTCGGCCGGACGCGTGGTCATCCACTTACTGGACGGCGACGGTTTCGCCTTCAGCATCGCCTACTTACAGGCCCGGCACGGACTGTCCGATGAGGCCACCCGCGCGGCCGCCCAGCAGGCGGCCGCCGCGGCGGCGCAGCAGCATCCCGGTGGCTATCCCGGCTGAATGGTCGGGCTCGGACCGAACGAGGCTCATCGGCGTCACCCGGCCGGTGTTCTCGGTGCACCACGGCGGCGAGCCGGGCCGGCGAAGCCCTACTACTAGGATGACGGCCCGTGAACACACCGATCGACCACGATTGGGAAGCCGAGCATCCCGTGGGTGGCAGCCGCGCCCAGGACGCGGGAGCCACCCCGGCGCGGGGCAGACCGCGTGACGCCACCCGCGACGCCGCGCTGCGCGACGCCGCCCTCGAGGTGCTGGCCGAGGTCGGCTACCGCGCGTTGACCATGGACGCGGTGGCAGCTCAGGCGCGGGCGGGCAAAGCCACCATCTACCGCCGCTGGGAGTCCAAACTCGAACTGGTCATCGACACCTGCACCCAGCTGGCGCGACGGAACATTCCGCAACCGGACAACGGCTCGATGGAAAACGATCTGCGCGAGTTCCTCAGCGCGTTCGCGGAGTTCCTCAGCGGCCCGGTCGGCAAGGGCGCGCAGGCACTCGTCGGCGAGCTGCCGCACGAGCCGGAGCTCGCCGCCGCCTTCCGGGACTCCTTCCTGCTGCCGCAGCGCGACGTGCTGCGCAGCATCATCGACCGCGGCGTGGAACGGGGTGAGACGAGCGAGCACGCCCCGGTGGACACCGTGGTGGAGCTCGCCGGGGCCGCGTTGATCCACCGGTTGATGCTGACCGGGGAACCACTGGACCAGCCCTTCGTGGAGCGACTGCTGCGCGAGGCACTGCTGCCACTGCTGCGCCGGAGTCCTTAGTCTTCCTCGCGGAACGAGCCGCCCGTTCGGGTACCGGCGCCTCGCGACGTCGAACCGCCGGTCCCCCCGTGCCCGCAAGCCGGTCGGACCGCGGCCGGCTTGCCTCGGCAGGGAGCTTCAGCGCAGCAATTTGCGCAGCACCAGAACCGCCGTCAGCGCGCCCGCACCGATCAACGCGTAGCGGATCCGGGGGTCCTCCAGTTTCTCCCGCACGGTGGCTTTGCCCACCTCGACGGCGCGAGTGGGGTTGGCCTTGGTTTCCAGCTCGTCCAGCGAAGCTGCGAGCGCCTCACGAGCCTTTTCGATGTCGCGCTGGATGGCGTCGGGATCGCGGGCCACCTGTCCTCCTCGTACTCGCCGGGGTCTCGGCATCGGGTGAGCGTACGCGCGCCCGGGGAGCGGGGCTCCCGGCTCGGGCACTCTGGCTGTGCACACCGTAGATCACACCACAGCACCAACGGGTGGTGGAGCTGCCCGTGTCGCGGAACGGTCGGACGGGACCTGCCCGTCACGTGGCGGTGTGGATCGGTATCCTGACCCGTGAGGGGCCGTAGCCCAATTGGCAGAGGCACTAGGTTTAGGTCCTAGCCAGTGCGGGTTCGAGTCCCGCCGGCCTCACTCTCGCGCGGTTCCGCTGTGCTTCTCTTCCGCCCGCGACCGGTCCGGTGACGCTTCCCGGAGCGTTCCCCGGTTTGTGGGCACTCACACAACACGTGGACACAGCTGATCTCTCCACCGAGGATTGTCCGGACAACTAAACCGGCAGTGGTCGGGGGAAGTCCGGTGCGAATCCGGCGCTGACCCGCAACGGTGAGCTCGTTCGAGCAAGCCCGAGAACCCGTCGCTGCCGATGAGAGCCCCGCGGTACGCGCCGCGGTGGGCGAAGCTCCACGACCGTCGAGGATCGCGGGAGGGAGCACCGGCACAGCCGCCAAGAGGCGGTGACCCCGTGCGCGTGGTGCCCCCGCGCGGTCCTCGACCGCGAACGAAAGGCACCTCCCGTTGTGCGACAAAGCTTCACCTCCGATGCGACCACGCGCTCTTCCCCTGTCGCGGAACCGCGAACCGGTTCCGACGGGTGCGCACCGGCGATGAACGACACGAGCACCGTCGAGCGAGCCGCTTCGGACTCGACGACACGGCCGAACGACAGTGCAGACGACAACTTCCCCGAGGATGGATCCGAACGGACGAAGTCGGAAAACCGCCCCGGACGAGCCCGGCTACCGCTGTTGTGCACGCTGTTCGGTGCCGCACTGTTGGTCTCGGTTATCTGCGGCGTGGCCCTGGGGCCGACCGGTATCCCGTTCGGCAAGACCGTCGAGCTGCTGTACCAGGCGCTGCGCGGTGGAGTCGTTCCGGCCGAGGACTCGGGGCTCTACTACATCATCTGGGACGTCCGGCTTCCCCGCGTGCTGCTCGCCGCGGTTGTCGGTGCCGGGCTGAGCACCGTCGGAGTGGCGACCCAGGCGATGGTGCGCAACGCGCTGGCGGACCCGTTCGTGCTCGGCATCTCCTCGGGCGCCTCGGTGGGCGCCAGCGCCGTCGCGCTCTACGGAATCCTGGGGGCTCTCGGACTGTACGCACTTTCCACCGCGGCGTTCCTCGGTGCGTTGGGAGCGACGGCGCTGGTGTATCTGATCGCCCGTACCGCGGACGGGCTGACCCCGCTGCGGCTGATCCTGACCGGCACTGCGATGTCCTACGGTTTCTCCGCCGTCACCACCCTGCTGATCTTCCAGTCGCCGAACGGCAACGCGGCCAAGTCCGTGATGTTCTGGCTGCTGGGCAGCCTCGGCGGTGTTACGTGGCGTTCGCTGCCCGTGGCCGCGGTGGTCGTCTGCTGTGGAATCGGCTACCTGCTGCTTTCCGGCAACCGGCTCAACGCGCTGGCGATGGGTGACGAGACGGCCACGACGCTGGGAGTCGATCCCGCGAAGTTCCGCCGCGAGCTGTTCGTACTCGCCGCGGCCGTCACCGGGGTGCTGGTCGCGGTCAGCGGCGCGGTCGGCTTCGTCGGCCTGATGTTGCCGCACCTGGTCCGGCTGCTCGTCGGCGCCGACCACCGGCGAGTACTGCCGCTGGCCCCGTTGGCGGGCGCGGTGTTCCTGGTGTGGACGGATGTGCTGGCACGAACCGTCGCCGCTCCGGAGCAGCTGCCGCTCGGTGTGATCACGGCGGCGATCGGTGTGCCCTGCTTCCTGCTGTTGCTGCGCCGCCGCGGCGCCACGTTGGGAGGCCGCTGATGGATCTGGAGCTGCGAGAGGTGGCCGTTTCCGCCGCGGGCAAGCGGATCGTCGAGGACGTGAACCTGCGGGTGCCCTCGGGTGGGCTCGTCGGCCTGGTCGGTCCCAACGGCAGCGGCAAGTCCAGCACGCTGCGCTGTGTCTACCGGACGATGCGCCCGGATCGGGGCAGCATTCGACTCGGTGGCCGGAACCTGGTCGCCATGTCGTTGCGCGAGAGTGCTCGACTGACCGCTGCGCTGCCCCAGGAGTCGCGGTCCGAATTCGACTTCACCGTCACCGAGGTCGTCGAGATGGGACGAACCCCGCACCGCGAGTCCACCCTGGAACCGAACGGTTACGGACCGATCGAAGCACTGCGCGCGGTGGACTGCCTGCACCTGGCGGAGCGAGGCGTCCTCTCACTTTCGGGCGGGGAGAAGCAGCGGGTGCTCATCGCGCGGGCACTGGTTCAGCGGCCGGAACTGCTGGTGCTGGACGAGCCCACCAATCATCTCGACATTCGCCACCAGCTGGAGGTGCTCTCGCTGGTGCGTCGGCTGGGCATCACGACACTGACGGCGCTGCACGACCTGAACCTGGCGGCTGCCTGGTGCGACCACGTCCACGTGCTGCAACGGGGACGTGTCGTGGCTGGTGGGCCTCCCGGTGAAGTACTGACCCCCGAAACCGTCGGCGCGGTTTTCGGAGTCCGGGTGCACGTGGTCGAACACCCGGAGACGAGAGTTCCGCAGCTGCTCTTCGCGCCCGCCGAAACCACTGATGCCTGAGCGATTCGACCCGACAACGATTCGAGGGGACACCAAGGATGGGCAAATACCGAACGTCGACGGTTCGGGGGACGGCGTTGCTGTTCACGAGCGCGTTGCTGCTCGGCGGCTGCGGGGCGGAAGTGGCATCGGAGTCCTCCGGGGACGTGCCGGAACGGTTCCCGGTGACGCTGACCAACTGCGAGCGGGAGCACACTTACGAAACCCCGCCGGAGAAGGTGGTCACCAACGACATCGCGATCACCGAGATCATGTTCGCGCTCGGGCTGGAGGACCGGATGGCCGGGTACTTCCTGTCCGACGGACAGCGGCGTGGCGCGGCGAGCTCCCCGTGGAAACAGCAGTTCGAGCGGGTCCCGCACCTGTCCGAGGAAATGGGAATGGAACAGATCCGCGAGGCGGACGCGGACATGGTCTTCGCCGGGTGGAACTACGGATTCGGCGAGTCGGAACGCCTCACCCCGAAACGGCTGAGGTCCGAGGGAATCGAGTCCTACGTGCTCAGCGAGTCCTGCCGGGCGGGTGAGACCGACAAGCGGGGCATCATGCCCCCGCTGGAGGCGCTCTACACCGACCTCCGCGATCTCGGCGAGCTGTTCGGCGTTACGGAACGGGCCGAGAGACTCGTCTCCGAGTACAAGAGCACCATCGAGCGGGCCAACCCCGACACGGCCGAAGGGGAGCGCCCCACGGTGTTCCTCTACGACTCGGGGCAGAGCGAGCCCTTCACCTCCGGTAACGGCGGGGCGGCCGATCAGATCATCAACAAGGCGGGCGGCAGGAACGTCTTCGCCGATCTCGACGACAGCTGGGTCTCGGTGAGCTGGGAAACCGTGCTGCGCGCCGATCCGGACGTAATCCTGATCAACGACTACGGGAACAAGAGCGTACGGGACAAGACCGACTTCCTCCGCGCCCATCCCGCGCTTTCGCAGCTGGAGGCAGTGCGGCAGGAACGGTTCATCGACCTGCCCTACGCGGCTCTGGTGGAGGGACCGCGCAACCCCTCGGCGGTGCGCGAGCTCGCCGCGTTCCTGGAGTCCGTACCGACCTCGAACGGCTGATTCGCCGCGGGTGTCGCCGATGTCGACCGAGACGTCTCGCTTCCGAGCACCGTGTCGGAACGGTCACCCCACCACGGCGGGAAACTCCCCTGCCAGAATGAGGGGGACCACGAGCTGCACGGAGGTGGCGATGATCGACGTCGGCGGCACCGAGGGCGGTGTGCGGCTGCGGCCACCGCGACACCGGGTCGCCCGCCGGGCCGTGCTCTGGTGGAGCTGCCAGGCCGTCTCCCGAGTGGCGGTGCTCCTGCTGGCACTCGGCGGAGCGGCCTGGTGGCTGCCCGCGGTCCGCGAGTGGTTGGTGCTCGCCCTGATCGTGTGCGGGGTGCTCGGGATCGGCTACGTCGCGGTGATGCCCTGGTGGCGCTACCGCGTGCACCGCTGGGAAACCACCGATTCGGCCGTGTACACCGCCGCGGGCTGGGTGAGCAGGGAATGGCGGGTGGCCCCGATGTCGCGGATCCAGACCGTGGACACCGCGCGGGGACCGCTGCAACGCGCGCTCGGGCTCTCCAGCGTCACCGTCACCACCGCTTCCGCTGCTGGACCGCTGAGCATCGACGGCCTGGAGCGGGACGTGGCCGCGGAGCTCGCGGAGCGGCTCACCAGAACCACGCAGGCCACTCCGGGTGATGCCACTTGAGTGAACCATCCGCCGAATACTCCGCTACCGAGCAGCCCAATGGCGAGCAGCCCAATGGCGAGCAGCCCAATGGCGAGCAGCCCGGTGGCGAGCAGCCCGGTGGCGAGCAGCCCAATGGCGAGCAGCCCGGTGGCGAATCCCCCACCGGCACCCGACCGGGGGCACCGGATTCGTTCGAGGCCTGGCAACGACTCGATCCGAAAGCGATTCTCGCCTCGACAGTGCTGGTCATCGCGCCGATGTTTCCGGTGGTGGGGGTGATGGCGCTTTCCCGCGACAGCTCCTTGCGCGCGTTGGGCACGGCGGGTATCTGGCTGACCGTCGTCCTGCTCACCACGCTGGGATCCTGGCTGCACTGGTACTTCACCCGGTTCCGGGTCACGGACGAACGGTTCGAGCTGCGGCAGGGCAACATCTCGCGGAGTTTCAGTTCCGTCCCGCGCGAACGCATTCGCAGTGTCGATCTGACCGCACCCGTGGTGCACCGGATGCTGGGGATCTCGGTGGTCAAGATCGGCACCGGCAGGCAGTCCATAAGCGACAGCGACGTCAAACTGGACGCGCTGCCCACGGCCAGGGCGGAGCAGCTGCGTGAGCTGTTGCTGCGGCCCCGAACCGGCCCGACGAGCGGGAGCGGGAGCGGGAGCGGCGGATCCGGAACCGAGCCCTTCGGACCCGGCCGGTCCGGGACCGTCGAGGGGGAGACCGGCGCGGAACTGGCTCGGATGCGCCCGAGCTGGTACCTCTACAGCACCCTGACCGCTTCACTGCTGCTGGTCACCTGGGCCGCGGTCGGCTCTGCGATGAGCACCCTCAGCGACGTGTTCCGCGCGCTCTGGGCCTCCGACACCGCGACCGATTGGTTCTCCGACAAGGCGATGTCGGTGTGGAGCCACGTCCCCGTGTGGTTGGTGGTCGTCTCGGCCGTGGTGACGGTGCTGCTCGGTGGCCTGCTGGGGGCGCTGGCACTGTCCGTCGAGATGTGGTGGGGATTCCGTCTCACCAGGGAGAGCGACACCACGCTCCGGACGAGGCGGGGACTGCTGACGACCCGCGCCGTCTCGCTGGAACGGCGCAGGCTGCGCGGGGTGGAGCTGGCCGAGCCGCTGCTGCTGCGGTGGGCCGGTGGCAGCAGGCTCACCGCCGTAGCCACCGGGTTGGGACAGGGCGCCACGTCGGGACGATCGGACAACAAGGCGCTGCTTCCCCCCGCGCCGCGCGGGGTCGCCGAGCGAACCGCCGCAGGGGTGCTGGAACGCTCCGATTCGCTCGACGGCGGGAGTCCGCTGTGTGCACACCCGCGTACCGCGCTGCGACGGCGACTGACACGAGCACTGCTTCCCGTGGTCGCGGTCTCGGTCGCGCTCGCGGTGGCCGCGACACGCACCGAGTTGATCCCGTGGTGGAGTTGGTCGGTGCCGCTGTTGGCGGGTTTCCCGGCGGCCGCTTTCGCCTGGGACGCCTACCGCAATCTGGGACACGGTCACAGCGACGAGTACCTCGTCACGCGCTACGGCACCGGAGTCAAGCGCACCGTGCTGCTGCAGCGCGAGGGGATCATCGGGTGGCGCATCAGCCAGTCGCCGGTGCAACGACTTACCGGTCTGCTCACCGTGGGTGCCACCACCGCGGCGGGGGACGGCTGTTACTACGTTCCCGACGCGGGAGCGGAGCAGGGACTGGCATTCGCCGAACGCTGCGTGCCGGGCCTGCTCGAACCCTTTCTGGAAAAGAATTCGGAATCCGCCAGGGAGTCCACGACCCCGCCGAACGATTCCCCCTCCGAGAGCGGGAACGAAACGACCCCCTAATACGAAGATTACTCACCCGTACCGACGGATCGGAAATCACGGAAAGACACGTCATCCGCCGACGCGCGATTCTTCGCGCGAAACGCCGCGGAACCCCACCCGCGCGACACGAACCCCGGGACAAAACCGCGGTTACCGGCGAGCTCGGAACGGACACCGCCACACCGTGCCGCACCGGGCGGGAATCATCCCTCACCGGGACGGGATCAGTTCCGGCAGGACTCACCCTTGAGCATGCTCAGGAACGAGACCCACTGCCGCATGCCCACCGAGAGCTGTCCCGCGGGCGGATTCTTGCTGTCACGCACCCACACGGCGGTGTTCGCGAAACCGACCTCGACACACTGCCCCTGCCCCTGAGTCCGACTGCTGCTGCGCCATGACAAGAGTTCGCTCATCTACAACTCCCCTATTCGTGCCTGAATCACGCGCGACGATTCCTCCGGATCGGCGGCGTGTGCACGTAAATGATCCATCATGGCTTGATAGTTCGACAGTTCGTTCTCTCTTTCGAGGGACCACCCACCAACGTGTGTCTCCACGTACACCACATCGGGATCGGCGTCACCGGCGTAGCGCAGTATCACGAACGGTCCCACCTGGGCGGGATGCGCGTCGGTATCCAGCGGCATGATCTGCAACGTGATGTGCTCTTGCTCTGCCATGCGCAACAGGTGTTCGAGCTGTTCGCGCAGTACTCGTGCCCCACCCGCCCTCCTGCGCAACGCGGCCTCACCGATCACCGCCCAGAACCGGAGCGGTTCGTCGCCGGTGAGTCGTTGCTGTCGCCGCAGCCGCAGCTCGGCCCTCCGCCGGATGTCGTACTCTTCGGCGTCGATGAGGGTCGCCTCGGTTATGGCGTGGGCGTACTCCTCGGTCTGCAGCAGCCCCGGCACGGCATCGGGCTCGTACGTCTCGATCGCCTCGGCCTCGGCCTCCAACCCGATGTAGTTCTCATACCACTCGGGCAGGACGTCGCTGTAGGACTGCCACCAGCCACGCGTGCGGGCGTCCCGTGTCAGTTCGAGCAATCGTTGCCGTGCGGCTCCGTCGACACCATAGAACTCCAGCAACGCGGTGACGTCCCTCGCCGTAGGGGTGCGCTTGGCGGTTTCGAAACGACCTATCTTCGCCTGAGTACAGCCGAGATACCACGCGGCCTGCTGCTGAGTGACTTCACGTGCGGCACGCAGCCTGCGGAGTTCGGCCGCCAACCTGCGACGCCGCACCGTCGGACTCACTGTCATGTCCCCAGTCTGCTCCGTCCGACCTCGCAGCGTCACCACACTGTTGCACGAACGACTCGGCGACGCGGTTCCGAACGGAGGAGTCCGGCAGCATCATCCGGCGGGATGACCGACCGGCCGAACGGGTGACATCCGCTCAGGGTTTCGGGATGTTGCGCAGGTTGCTGCGTGCCAGGCGGACCATCTTTCCGACTCCACCGGCCAGCACCGTCCTGCTCACGGCGAGCGCGAATCCCTTGACCTGGCTGCCCGTGATGTGCGGCGGGATGGACAGCGCGTTGGGGTCGGTGACCACGTCGACCACGGCGGGCCCCGGGTGCGACAGCGCGTCCCGCAGCGCCACCCGGACCTCCTCGGGACGCCGCACTCGCACGGAGTACATCCCGAGCGCGCTGACCAACGCGGCGAAGTCCACCGGATCGTGGTCGGTGCCGAAGTCGGGCATACCGTCCACGAGCATCTCCAGCTTCACCATGCCCAGCGAGGAGTTGTTGAACAGCACCACTTTCACGGGCAGCTGCCGCGTACGCAGGGTCAGCAGTTCTCCGAGCAACATGGACAGCCCGCCGTCACCGGACATGGCGACGACCTGCCGGTCCCCGTCGGCCAGTTGCGCCCCGATCGCGTGCGGCAGCGCGTTGGCCATCGAGCCGTGGATGAACGAACCGAGCATCCTGCGTCGGCCGTTTGGGGTGACGTAGCGGGCGGACCAGACGTTGCACATACCGGTGTCCACTGTGAACACCGCGTCCTCGTCCGCGAGGTCGTCGAGCACGTCGGTGACGTACTCGGGGTGGATGGGAACCCGCTTGTCGACGTCCCTGGTGTAGGCGTCCACCACGCGTTCCAGCGTGTCGGCGTGTTCGCGCAGCATCTGGTCCAGGAAGGACCTGTCGGTCTTGGTGTCGAGGTGCGGCAGCACCGCCCGGATGGTCTCGGCGACGTCGCCCTGGACGGCGACGTCCAGCACGGTGCGGCGGGCGAGGTGCGCGGGTTCGATGTCGACCTGCACGGTGTTGGCCTGCGGCAGGAAGTCGTCGTAGGGGAAGTCGGTTCCGAGCAGCACCACGAGGTCGGCACGGTGCATGGCCTCGTGGCAGGCCCCGTAACCGAGCAGCCCGCTCATCCCGACGTCGTACGGGTTGTCGTACTGGATCCACTCCTTGCCGCGCAGCGCGTGCCCCACCGGTGATTTGACCGTCTCGGCCAGTCGCATCACCTCGTCGTGCGCGTGGCGTGTTCCTGCACCGCAGAAGAGCATGACCCGCTCCGCCGAGTTGAGCGCACGGGCCAGCTCGCGTAGCTGGGACTCGGGCGGGACCACGGTCGGCGGTTGGCAGTGCACGGTTCCCTGGCGGACCGGGTTGACCGCCGTGCGCTGCGCCACGTCACCGGGCAGCACCAGCACCGAGACACCCCGGCTGCCCGCCGCCGTCTGCAACGCGCTGCGCAGCAGCCTGGGCATCTGCTCCGGCTGGGAGAGCACCTCGCAGAGATGGCTGCACTCGTTGAACATCCGTTCCGGGTGGGTTTCCTGGAAGAAACCGGTGCCGATCTGGGCCGAGGGGATCTGCGAGGCGAGAGCCAGCACGGGGGCGCCGCTGCGATGCGCGTCGAACAGCCCGTTGATCAGGTGCAGGTTGCCGGGACCGCAGCTGCCCGCGCAGGCCGCCAATCCGCCGGTGAGCTGCGCTTCGGCAGCCGCGGCGAACGCGGCGCTCTCCTCGTGGCGCACGTGGACCCACTCGATGCCGTCGGTGCGTCGCACCGCGTCGACGATCGGGTTGAGGCTGTCTCCCACGATGCCGTAGATCCGTCGGACACCGGCCTCGACGAGCACCTCGACGAACTGATCGGCCACTGTCGGCATGGCTGCTCCAACGAGACCTACGGGGATAACAGCGCCCGACGGGTGTCCCACGACCGGCGGCACCGCGGTACGGGCTCCACTCAGCGAGCCTCACCGTCCGGTTGGCCGGACGCAACTCGAGAGCACCGGCACCCGGGCTCCCACACCGCGCACTCACCCATTCGAGGGACACAAGTAACGGTGTCCACCTCTCGTGCGATCTCATCGGCGACCCAGCAAGATGATCACGGGAAAGGAAAGTGGTGAACGTCCGCGGTTACACCCTGTCCGCTATCGCGGTGACCGCTTCGGCGGTCGCCGGACTCTGGTTCGGCGCCATCATGGCCAACGCCGATGTGTTCCGTTCCGAACAACCGACGGCGGAATCGACGTCGCCGGCGGTCTCCTCCACAACGACACCGCGTCCGTAGCCGGACGGCATCGGCTAGCGTCGGGGCATGACAGCGAAACTCTCGACGGGCGATGCCGCCCCCGACTTCACCCTG
This portion of the Actinopolyspora lacussalsi genome encodes:
- a CDS encoding hypothetical protein (product_source=Hypo-rule applied; pfam=PF04149; superfamily=52540), translated to MSELLSWRSSSRTQGQGQCVEVGFANTAVWVRDSKNPPAGQLSVGMRQWVSFLSMLKGESCRN
- a CDS encoding putative membrane protein (product_source=KO:K08981; cog=COG3428; ko=KO:K08981; pfam=PF03703; transmembrane_helix_parts=Inside_1_69,TMhelix_70_92,Outside_93_101,TMhelix_102_124,Inside_125_247,TMhelix_248_270,Outside_271_304,TMhelix_305_327,Inside_328_442,TMhelix_443_462,Outside_463_465,TMhelix_466_487,Inside_488_604), producing the protein MSEPSAEYSATEQPNGEQPNGEQPNGEQPGGEQPGGEQPNGEQPGGESPTGTRPGAPDSFEAWQRLDPKAILASTVLVIAPMFPVVGVMALSRDSSLRALGTAGIWLTVVLLTTLGSWLHWYFTRFRVTDERFELRQGNISRSFSSVPRERIRSVDLTAPVVHRMLGISVVKIGTGRQSISDSDVKLDALPTARAEQLRELLLRPRTGPTSGSGSGSGGSGTEPFGPGRSGTVEGETGAELARMRPSWYLYSTLTASLLLVTWAAVGSAMSTLSDVFRALWASDTATDWFSDKAMSVWSHVPVWLVVVSAVVTVLLGGLLGALALSVEMWWGFRLTRESDTTLRTRRGLLTTRAVSLERRRLRGVELAEPLLLRWAGGSRLTAVATGLGQGATSGRSDNKALLPPAPRGVAERTAAGVLERSDSLDGGSPLCAHPRTALRRRLTRALLPVVAVSVALAVAATRTELIPWWSWSVPLLAGFPAAAFAWDAYRNLGHGHSDEYLVTRYGTGVKRTVLLQREGIIGWRISQSPVQRLTGLLTVGATTAAGDGCYYVPDAGAEQGLAFAERCVPGLLEPFLEKNSESARESTTPPNDSPSESGNETTP
- a CDS encoding pyruvate dehydrogenase (quinone) (product_source=KO:K00156; cath_funfam=3.40.50.1220,3.40.50.970; cog=COG0028; ko=KO:K00156; pfam=PF00205,PF02775,PF02776; superfamily=52467,52518): MPTVADQFVEVLVEAGVRRIYGIVGDSLNPIVDAVRRTDGIEWVHVRHEESAAFAAAAEAQLTGGLAACAGSCGPGNLHLINGLFDAHRSGAPVLALASQIPSAQIGTGFFQETHPERMFNECSHLCEVLSQPEQMPRLLRSALQTAAGSRGVSVLVLPGDVAQRTAVNPVRQGTVHCQPPTVVPPESQLRELARALNSAERVMLFCGAGTRHAHDEVMRLAETVKSPVGHALRGKEWIQYDNPYDVGMSGLLGYGACHEAMHRADLVVLLGTDFPYDDFLPQANTVQVDIEPAHLARRTVLDVAVQGDVAETIRAVLPHLDTKTDRSFLDQMLREHADTLERVVDAYTRDVDKRVPIHPEYVTDVLDDLADEDAVFTVDTGMCNVWSARYVTPNGRRRMLGSFIHGSMANALPHAIGAQLADGDRQVVAMSGDGGLSMLLGELLTLRTRQLPVKVVLFNNSSLGMVKLEMLVDGMPDFGTDHDPVDFAALVSALGMYSVRVRRPEEVRVALRDALSHPGPAVVDVVTDPNALSIPPHITGSQVKGFALAVSRTVLAGGVGKMVRLARSNLRNIPKP
- a CDS encoding transcriptional regulator with XRE-family HTH domain (product_source=COG1396; cath_funfam=1.10.260.40; cog=COG1396; pfam=PF13560; smart=SM00530; superfamily=47413); the protein is MTVSPTVRRRRLAAELRRLRAAREVTQQQAAWYLGCTQAKIGRFETAKRTPTARDVTALLEFYGVDGAARQRLLELTRDARTRGWWQSYSDVLPEWYENYIGLEAEAEAIETYEPDAVPGLLQTEEYAHAITEATLIDAEEYDIRRRAELRLRRQQRLTGDEPLRFWAVIGEAALRRRAGGARVLREQLEHLLRMAEQEHITLQIMPLDTDAHPAQVGPFVILRYAGDADPDVVYVETHVGGWSLERENELSNYQAMMDHLRAHAADPEESSRVIQARIGEL
- a CDS encoding hypothetical protein (product_source=Hypo-rule applied; transmembrane_helix_parts=Inside_1_4,TMhelix_5_27,Outside_28_55), which codes for MNVRGYTLSAIAVTASAVAGLWFGAIMANADVFRSEQPTAESTSPAVSSTTTPRP